The Acidimicrobiales bacterium genome contains a region encoding:
- a CDS encoding cytochrome P450, translating to MVTIDQIDLLDRDRFTEGIPHEWFTWLREHAPVHWHEEPGGPGFWVITKLADVTACNRDAASFSSSQELGGVVGLEGPLAAPPGTEAAGSMMLFMDPPDHTRYRKLVNRGFTPRMIAALETHVRELAGGILDEALAKRDCDFVVDIAAELPLEVIAEMLGVPREDRHKLFDWSNRMIGSEDPEYLVDQSLVAEAQLEMFMYAQQLAEQRRADPRDDILTTLLQAEVDGDTLSELDFNLFFMLLSVAGNETTRNAIAHGMNAFLEHPEQYERLAADPTLIGTATEEILRWASPVMYFRRNARQDVTLRDVTIKAGEKISLWYISANRDEDVFDDPFSFDVGRDPNPHIAFGGGGPHFCLGAQLARLEIRVLFEELVARVPRVEQLGAPDRLRSNFIGGIKHLPVRLQSR from the coding sequence ATGGTGACCATCGACCAGATCGACCTGCTCGACCGTGACCGCTTCACCGAGGGGATCCCCCACGAGTGGTTCACCTGGCTGCGGGAGCACGCACCGGTCCACTGGCACGAGGAGCCGGGCGGCCCCGGCTTCTGGGTGATCACCAAGCTCGCCGACGTGACCGCCTGCAACCGCGACGCGGCGTCGTTCTCGTCGTCCCAGGAGCTGGGCGGCGTGGTCGGGTTGGAGGGACCGCTGGCGGCCCCGCCGGGCACCGAGGCGGCCGGCTCGATGATGCTGTTCATGGACCCGCCCGACCACACCCGCTACCGCAAGCTGGTCAACCGCGGCTTCACGCCCCGGATGATCGCGGCGCTCGAGACCCACGTGCGGGAGCTGGCCGGCGGCATCCTCGACGAGGCCCTGGCCAAGCGGGACTGCGACTTCGTGGTCGACATCGCCGCCGAGCTGCCGCTCGAGGTCATCGCCGAGATGCTGGGCGTGCCCCGCGAGGACCGCCACAAGCTGTTCGACTGGAGCAACCGCATGATCGGCTCCGAGGACCCCGAGTACCTGGTCGACCAGTCGCTGGTGGCCGAGGCCCAGCTCGAGATGTTCATGTACGCCCAGCAGCTGGCCGAGCAGCGCCGGGCCGACCCGCGCGACGACATCCTCACCACGCTGCTCCAGGCCGAGGTCGACGGCGACACCCTGTCCGAGCTCGACTTCAACCTGTTCTTCATGCTGCTGTCGGTGGCCGGGAACGAGACCACCCGCAACGCCATCGCCCACGGGATGAACGCCTTCCTCGAGCACCCCGAGCAGTACGAGCGGCTGGCGGCCGACCCCACCCTGATCGGGACGGCGACCGAGGAGATCCTGCGCTGGGCCTCGCCGGTCATGTACTTCCGGCGCAACGCCCGCCAGGACGTCACGCTGCGCGACGTCACCATCAAGGCCGGCGAGAAGATCAGCCTCTGGTACATCTCGGCCAACCGCGACGAGGACGTGTTCGACGACCCGTTCAGCTTCGACGTCGGCCGTGACCCCAACCCCCACATCGCCTTCGGCGGGGGCGGGCCCCACTTCTGCCTCGGCGCCCAGCTGGCCCGCCTGGAGATCAGGGTGCTGTTCGAGGAGCTGGTCGCCCGGGTGCCGCGGGTCGAGCAGCTGGGCGCACCCGACCGTCTCCGGTCGAACTTCATCGGCGGCATCAAGCACCTGCCGGTGCGGTTGCAGTCGCGCTGA
- a CDS encoding RDD family protein, protein MSSPPRYAGAVSRLFAYLVDVVSVSALFSAGSAVVAFLVPVVTGRHLELSGDRDLAGIGLVVWWFLYFTVSWATVGATLGMGLFGLRVVQPDGTPVGTGQAAVRTLAFFASVALFGLGFLGILFHTQRRALHDLMAGTAVVHATSSPPEVAGQPLPT, encoded by the coding sequence ATGAGCTCGCCCCCGCGCTACGCGGGCGCGGTGAGCCGGCTGTTCGCCTACCTCGTCGACGTCGTGTCGGTGTCGGCTCTGTTCTCCGCCGGTTCCGCGGTCGTCGCCTTCCTCGTCCCCGTGGTCACGGGCCGGCATCTCGAGCTCAGCGGCGACCGTGACCTCGCCGGCATCGGGCTCGTCGTCTGGTGGTTCCTGTACTTCACCGTCTCGTGGGCGACCGTCGGCGCGACGCTGGGGATGGGCCTGTTCGGCCTCCGAGTCGTGCAGCCCGACGGCACGCCGGTCGGCACCGGGCAGGCCGCCGTGCGGACGTTGGCGTTCTTCGCGAGCGTCGCCCTCTTCGGTCTGGGCTTCCTCGGCATCCTCTTCCACACCCAGCGGCGAGCGCTGCACGACCTGATGGCCGGCACCGCCGTCGTCCACGCCACGAGCAGCCCGCCCGAGGTGGCGGGCCAGCCACTCCCGACCTGA
- a CDS encoding PPOX class F420-dependent oxidoreductase translates to MGANQRSQITMSDEEITSYIDRNRTATLATIGPSGQPHLVAMWYAVIDGQIWFETKARSQKAVNLRRDSRITCSIEDGLTYDVLRGISIEGTAEIVEDPDAIWQVGLSVWERYNGPYTEEMKPLVEFMLHKRIAVRVDAARTRSWDHRKLGLDPMPIGGSTAAHLDRGQP, encoded by the coding sequence ATGGGCGCCAACCAGCGATCGCAGATCACCATGAGCGACGAGGAGATCACCAGCTACATCGACCGGAACCGCACCGCGACGTTGGCGACGATCGGCCCCAGCGGACAACCTCACCTCGTCGCCATGTGGTACGCCGTGATCGACGGCCAGATCTGGTTCGAGACCAAGGCCCGCTCCCAGAAGGCGGTGAACCTGCGGCGCGACAGCCGGATCACCTGCTCGATCGAGGACGGCCTGACCTACGACGTGCTGCGCGGGATCTCGATCGAGGGCACCGCCGAGATCGTCGAGGACCCCGACGCCATCTGGCAGGTCGGTCTCAGCGTGTGGGAGCGCTACAACGGCCCCTACACCGAGGAGATGAAGCCGCTCGTCGAGTTCATGCTCCACAAGCGCATCGCGGTGAGGGTCGACGCCGCCCGCACCCGGTCGTGGGACCACCGCAAGCTCGGCCTGGACCCGATGCCGATCGGCGGATCCACCGCCGCCCACCTCGACCGCGGGCAACCCTGA